The Henckelia pumila isolate YLH828 chromosome 2, ASM3356847v2, whole genome shotgun sequence genome includes a window with the following:
- the LOC140880104 gene encoding ABC transporter G family member 29-like, which produces MDVDSTRQTTSRSMGRRTANWTLEEVFARRSSRSEEDEEALRWAALEKLPTYDRLRRSVLKSLVETPNHGNMKIVHREVDVRKLGLDERLQFIDTFFKIAEDDNHKFLVKLRNRIDKVGITLPTVEVRFEHLTVEANCFVGDRALPTLPNVARNVAETGLSCFGIKLAKKTKLTILKDASGIIKPSRMTLLLGPPSSGKTTLLLALAGKLDPTLKTRGEITYNGHMLDEFVPQKTSAYISQNDVHVGEMTVKETLDFSARCQGVGSRYDLLSELARREKEAGIFPEAEVDLFMKATAMPGVESSLITDYTLKLLGLDVCRDTIVGDEMIRGISGGQKKRVTTGEMIVGPTKTLFMDEISTGLDSSTTYQIVKCLQQIVHLTEATIFMSLLQPAPETFDLFDDIILLSEGQIVYQGPTENVVEFFESCGFRCPERKGIADFLQEVTSRKDQEQYWADRSQPYRHISVGEFAQRFKRFHGGLRLENELSVPYERKRSHKAALVFKKYSVPKRELLKANFDKEWLLIKRNSFVYVFKTIQIFIVAIITSTLFLRTQLHTRNEQDGAIYIGALLFSMICNTFNGFSELALTIQRLPVFYKHRDLLFHPPWTFTLPTFLLRIPISVFEAIVWMVTTYYTIGFAPEANRFFKQFLLIFVIQQMAAGMFRLIAGICRTMIMANTGGALTLLLVFLLGGFILPENKIPDWWGWGYWVSPLTYGYNAIAVNEMFSPRWMNKVASDNTTRLGVAILRNFNIFQEKNWYWIGVAALVGFTILFNVLFTFSLMYLNPLGKPQAIISKEQAREMDIGHEETDDAPRLRTTTSKKDSFPRSLSASDGNNTMEMGIRRMSGRSTTYGLTRNEDSSLETVRGVAPKRGMVLPFTPLAMSFDSVNYFVDMPPEMKAQGVTEDKLQLLREVTGAFRPGVLTALMGVSGAGKTTLMDVLAGRKTGGYIEGDIRISGFPKNQETFARISGYCEQTDIHSPQVTIRESLIYSAFLRLPKEVSSEQKTAFVDEVMDLVELDNLKNAIVGIPGVTGLSTEQRKRLTIAVELVANPSIIFMDEPTSGLDARAAAIVMRTVRNTVDTGRTVVCTIHQPSIDIFEAFDELLLMKRGGQVIYAGTLGRHSTKVIEYFEGIPGIPKIQEKYNPATWMLEVSSVATEARLGMDFAEHYKSTTLYQRNNTLVKDLSTPAPGAKDLYFHTQYSQPAWGQFKSCLWKQWWTYWRSPDYNLVRYFFTLACALMVGTIFWRVGTKKNSDTDLLTIIGAMYASVLFVGINNCSTVQPVVAIERTVFYRERAAGMYSALPYAMAQVIIEVPYVLVQTTYYTIIVYAMLSFEWTAAKFIWFYFVTFFSFLYFTYYGMMTVSITPNHQVAAIFAAAFYALFNLFSGFFIPRPKIPKWWIWYYWICPVAWTVYGLIIGQYGDVQNTITVAGSSAQPMIKDYIHDHFGYDPDFKAPVAVVLVGFAVFFAFMYAYCIKTLNFQMR; this is translated from the exons atggaTGTGGATTCAACTAGGCAAACAACGAGTAGGAGCATGGGGAGGCGGACTGCAAACTGGACTTTGGAGGAGGTTTTCGCGAGGCGAAGCAGCCGATCCGAGGAAGACGAAGAAGCCCTCAGATGGGCTGCTTTGGAGAAGCTACCGACCTACGACAGGCTGAGGCGAAGTGTGCTGAAATCCCTTGTGGAAACACCCAACCATGGAAACATGAAAATTGTGCACAGGGAAGTTGATGTGAGGAAACTTGGTTTGGATGAGAGGCTTCAATTCATCGACACATTCTTCAAGATTGCAGAGGATGATAATCACAAGTTCTTGGTGAAACTCAGGAATCGTATCGACAA AGTTGGGATCACACTACCAACTGTGGAAGTTAGATTCGAACACTTAACGGTGGAGGCCAACTGTTTTGTGGGAGACCGGGCGCTTCCGACCTTGCCGAATGTCGCGCGTAACGTGGCCGAGACAGGGCTGAGTTGCTTTGGCATCAAGTTGGCCAAGAAAACAAAACTTACCATACTAAAAGATGCATCGGGCATCATTAAACCATCGAG GATGACCCTTTTGTTGGGACCTCCATCTTCTGGGAAAACAACTCTTTTGTTGGCTCTGGCAGGAAAATTGGACCCGACATTAAAG ACAAGAGGTGAGATCACATACAACGGACACATGCTCGATGAATTTGTGCCGCAGAAAACATCAGCCTACATTAGCCAGAACGATGTTCATGTTGGAGAAATGACTGTCAAAGAAACCCTGGATTTCTCTGCCAGATGCCAAGGGGTTGGATCCCGATATG ACCTTTTGAGTGAGCTTGCAAGAAGGGAAAAGGAAGCTGGCATATTTCCTGAGGCAGAAGTTGATCTTTTCATGAAG GCAACTGCAATGCCAGGAGTCGAAAGCAGCCTCATCACAGATTACACACTAAAG CTATTGGGGCTAGATGTGTGCCGGGACACCATTGTTGGAGATGAAATGATAAGAGGAATTTCGGGTGGACAAAAGAAGCGTGTTACAACAG GAGAAATGATTGTTGGGCCAACAAAGACACTGTTCATGGATGAGATATCGACCGGCCTAGACAGCTCCACGACTTATCAAATTGTCAAGTGTTTGCAACAAATTGTACATCTCACAGAAGCTACAATCTTCATGTCCCTTCTTCAGCCAGCTCCTGAAACATTTGACCTTTTCGATGATATCATTCTGTTATCAGAAGGCCAGATAGTTTATCAGGGACCCACAGAAAATGTAGTTGAGTTCTTTGAGAGTTGTGGTTTCAGATGTCCAGAGAGGAAAGGAATTGCCGATTTCTTGCAAGAG GTGACATCAAGAAAAGATCAAGAGCAATACTGGGCAGACAGAAGCCAACCGTATCGCCACATTTCAGTAGGTGAATTTGCACAAAGATTCAAGCGGTTTCATGGAGGCTTACGTCTTGAAAACGAACTATCTGTCCCTTATGAAAGAAAACGAAGTCACAAAGCAGCTCTTGTGTTTAAAAAGTACTCAGTCCCCAAAAGAGAGCTTCTCAAAGCCAACTTCGACAAAGAATGGCTTTTGATCAAGAGAAATTCTTTTGTTTATGTTTTCAAGACGATCCAAATATTCATTGTGGCCATTATCACATCAACTTTGTTTCTTCGAACTCAGCTACACACGAGGAATGAACAAGATGGTGCTATCTATATTGGTGCACTATTATTTAGCATGATATGCAATACCTTTAATGGTTTCTCAGAACTCGCCCTGACGATCCAAAGACTTCCAGTATTTTACAAACACAGGGACCTTCTTTTCCACCCTCCTTGGACTTTCACTTTGCCAACGTTTTTGCTAAGGATTCCAATATCCGTGTTTGAGGCTATTGTGTGGATGGTCACTACATACTACACTATTGGATTTGCTCCTGAAGCTAACAG GTTCTTCAAGCAATTTCTACTGATATTTGTTATCCAACAAATGGCTGCGGGGATGTTCAGGCTGATAGCAGGAATATGCAGGACAATGATTATGGCAAACACCGGGGGTGCCCTAACTCTTCTACTCGTGTTCCTGTTGGGTGGTTTCATCCTTCCTGAAA ACAAAATTCCAGACTGGTGGGGGTGGGGTTATTGGGTGTCACCCCTAACCTATGGTTACAACGCCATTGCAGTGAATGAGATGTTTTCTCCAAGATGGATGAACAAAGTG GCCTCAGACAATACCACAAGACtgggtgtggccatattgagaaACTTCAATATTTTCCAAGAAAAGAACTGGTATTGGATTGGTGTTGCTGCCCTAGTGGGGTTCACAATACTCTTTAATGTTCTCTTCACATTTTCCCTCATGTATCTTAACC CTCTAGGGAAGCCACAAGCTATCATATCCAAAGAGCAGGCGAGGGAGATGGACATAGGCCATGAAGAAACAGATGATGCACCAAGACTTAGAACAACAACGTCAAAGAAAGATTCCTTTCCCCGGTCTTTATCTGCATCTGATGGAAACAACACGA TGGAAATGGGAATCCGACGCATGAGTGGTCGTTCCACCACATATGGACTAACAAGAAATGAAGATTCAAGCCTTGAAACAGTAAGAGGTGTTGCCCCAAAGCGAGGAATGGTTCTGCCCTTCACACCTCTTGCCATGTCCTTTGACAGTGTAAACTACTTTGTGGACATGCCGCCA GAAATGAAGGCCCAAGGAGTCACAGAGGACAAACTCCAATTGCTTCGTGAAGTAACTGGTGCCTTTAGGCCAGGAGTTTTGACTGCATTGATGGGTGTTAGTGGAGCAGGAAAAACTACACTTATGGATGTTTTAGCAGGACGAAAAACAGGTGGTTATATTGAAGGTGATATCAGAATATCTGGATTCCCAAAAAATCAAGAGACCTTTGCCAGAATTTCTGGATATTGTGAACAAACTGATATCCACTCACCTCAAGTAACTATCCGCGAATCTTTGATTTACTCTGCTTTTCTTCGGCTTCCTAAAGAAGTTAGCAGTGAGCAAAAGACA GCTTTTGTGGATGAAGTGATGGACCTAGTTGAGCTAGACAACCTCAAGAACGCCATCGTTGGGATCCCAGGTGTTACAGGATTGTCAACAGAACAGAGAAAACGATTGACAATAGCTGTTGAACTTGTGGCAAATCCCTCCATTATATTCATGGATGAACCAACATCGGGTTTAGATGCAAGAGCAGCAGCTATTGTCATGAGGACAGTGAGAAACACAGTGGACACAGGGAGAACTGTGGTTTGCACAATTCATCAACCTAGTATTGATATCTTTGAAGCTTTTGATGAG TTACTTCTTATGAAAAGAGGAGGCCAAGTAATCTATGCGGGAACATTGGGCCGACATTCAACAAAAGTCATTGAATACTTTGAG GGAATTCCTGGAATCCCGAAAATCCAAGAGAAGTATAACCCAGCAACATGGATGCTGGAAGTAAGCTCTGTGGCTACAGAAGCCCGACTTGGAATGGATTTCGCAGAACACTACAAATCAACAACCTTATATCA GAGAAACAACACTCTAGTCAAAGATTTGAGCACACCAGCTCCTGGGGCAAAAGATCTTTACTTCCACACCCAGTATTCACAGCCTGCATGGGGTCAATTTAAGTCCTGCCTCTGGAAGCAATGGTGGACTTACTGGAGAAGTCCAGATTATAATCTTGTCAGATATTTCTTCACTTTGGCTTGTGCTCTCATGGTTGGGACAATATTTTGGAGGGTCGGCACAAAAAA GAACAGCGACACTGATCTTTTGACAATCATTGGAGCTATGTATGCTTCGGTATTATTTGTTGGAATAAATAATTGTTCGACGGTGCAGCCTGTAGTAGCCATAGAAAGAACCGTTTTTTACAGGGAAAGAGCTGCAGGAATGTACTCAGCATTACCATATGCCATGGCACAG GTCATAATCGAAGTACCTTATGTACTTGTTCAGACTACATATTACACTATTATAGTGTATGCCATGCTCAGCTTTGAGTGGACAGCAGCGAAATTCATTTGGTTCTACTTTGTCAccttcttttcctttctctaCTTCACATATTATGGAATGATGACTGTTTCCATCACACCAAACCACCAAGTAGCAGCTATTTTTGCAGCAGCATTCTACGCTCTATTCAATCTATTCTCTGGCTTCTTCATCCCAAGACCT AAAATTCCAAAGTGGTGGATATGGTACTACTGGATTTGCCCTGTTGCATGGACAGTCTATGGACTAATCATAGGGCAATATGGAGATGTGCAGAATACCATTACAGTTGCAGGGTCTTCGGCACAACCGATGATTAAAGATTATATTCACGACCATTTCGGATATGACCCTGACTTCAAGGCTCCAGTAGCGGTGGTTTTGGTTGGTTTTGCAGTTTTCTTTGCATTCATGTATGCTTACTGCATCAAGACACTGAACTTCCAAATGAGGTAG